A window of the Trichoderma asperellum chromosome 6, complete sequence genome harbors these coding sequences:
- a CDS encoding uncharacterized protein (TransMembrane:2 (i107-125o195-214i)) → MDMCDCFASADDIKPLDISMEISILNNMEAIANEGLCILALSHKLIFDGLVGIYGLPRPESNDNVLIRQGAGIVVHILTGDHPHTTRAIATDGCVLPLLYRRKIFRVFLLIPVEIIWVLLGTGAFTETGLGFETAVPDILRFGIFTPEFMFDVAVDGILNASCVLGSFTTVTFGFGDGNLGSNCNNAYSSVGHVFRARVTAYTALICTWILLLFS, encoded by the exons ATGGATATGTGCGATTGCTTTGCTTCAGCAGATGATATCAAGCCTCTAGACATTTCCATGGAAATCAGCATCTTGAATAACATGGAAGCTATAGCAAATGAAGGGCTTTGTATCCTTGCGCTATCTCACAAGCTAA TCTTCGACGGCCTCGTTGGAATCTATGGCCTTCCTCGCCCCGAATCCAATGACAACGTCCTTATACGCCAAGGCGCAGGCATCGTCGTACATATTCTTACAGGAGATCATCCGCATACAACTCGTGCCATTGCAACTGACGGCTGTGTCCTGCCTTTACTTTACCGG CGTAAAATCTTTCGGGTATTCTTATTGATCCCCGTTGAGATCATATGGGTGCTTCTCGGCACGGGTGCTTTCACTGAAACTGGTCTCGGTTTCGAAACTGCTGTTCCAGACATT CTTCGATTCGGCATCTTTACTCCCGAATTCATGTTCGACGTAGCCGTCGACGGTATTCTCAACGCCAGCTGCGTCCTCGGTTCTTTCACCACCGTCACCTTCGGCTTTGGCGATGGAAACCTAGGTAGCAACTGCAACAACGCCTATTCGTCTGTCGGCCACGTCTTTCGTGCCCGCGTAACGGCTTATACGGCCCTAATATGTACATggatcttgctgctcttctcctgA